A single genomic interval of Perca fluviatilis chromosome 19, GENO_Pfluv_1.0, whole genome shotgun sequence harbors:
- the LOC120547762 gene encoding monocarboxylate transporter 9-like codes for MAPSTEVLDGGWGWAIVVASFMAQFLAYGSPQSVGVLYPEWLHAFQEGKSMTAWVGSLVAGVGLIASPVCSACVDNFGARPVTIFSGVMVSGGLILSAFAPNVQFLIFSYGIVVGLGCGLVYAATLTITCQYFDKRRGLALGIVTTGTSVGAFIYASAQNELIMLYGLDGCLLIIGAVALNLMACAGFMRPLNMPGYYLKQKAALERNTEEQLFEKPPMDDLKITACSTSTNTEKPLTVKELLITVDAKDLAVQTEKKGSFLTGLAIMKVIKKKQQAYFKYMHSMYEILQDQAMVAFCIAVFLFSLGAFPPVLFIEDVAQSEGLIEEVSVIPLVSIGAIATCVGKLVLGMLVDIKWINGIYLYAFTMFAGGVVLLLIPITKTYMGLQILSVILGFCSGNWSITSYITTKIVGLDRLTQAHGILMFFGGFGIMLGPPVVGCFFDWTQSYDLAFYFSGGCVELGAFILFLLTLPCWNKKHSENDRPDVHYTSNCDKVASVA; via the exons ATGGCTCCATCTACTGAAGTGCTGGACGGAGGCTGGGGATGGGCAATTGTTGTGGCCTCTTTTATGGCCCAGTTCCTGGCCTATGGATCACCCCAGTCGGTGGGTGTCCTGTACCCTGAGTGGCTGCATGCCTTCCAGGAGGGCAAGAGCATGACAGCCTGGGTGGGCTCCCTTGTGGCTGGAGTGGGACTTATAGCGA GTCCTGTCTGCAGTGCCTGTGTGGACAACTTTGGGGCTCGTCCCGTGACCATTTTCAGTGGCGTAATGGTATCGGGTGGCCTGATCCTTAGTGCCTTTGCTCCAAATGTGCAGTTCCTCATCTTTTCCTATGGGATCGTGGTTG GCCTGGGTTGTGGTCTGGTCTACGCAGCCACGTTGACTATCACCTGTCAATATTTTGACAAGAGACGCGGCCTTGCCCTAGGGATTGTCACCACAG GCACAAGTGTTGGAGCGTTCATCTATGCCTCCGCTCAGAACGAGCTGATCATGTTGTACGGCCTGGATGGCTGCCTGCTAATCATCGGAGCTGTAGCACTAAACCTCATGGCCTGTGCAGGCTTCATGAGGCCCCTTAACATGCCAGGTTACTACCTCAAACAGAAGGCTGCCCTGGAACGCAACACAGAGGAGCAGCTTTTTGAGAAGCCCCCGATGGATGACCtgaaaatcacagcatgttCCACCTCAACCAATACAGAGAAACCTCTGACGGTGAAGGAGTTGCTCATCACCGTTGATGCCAAAGACTTGGCCGTTCAAACAGAGAAGAAAGGAAGCTTCCTGACTGGGTTGGCTATCATGAAAGTCATCAAGAAGAAGCAGCAGGCTTACTTCAAGTACATGCACTCTATGTATGAGATCCTGCAGGACCAAGCCATGGTGGCCTTCTGTATCGCTgtcttcctgttcagcctgggGGCGTTCCCTCCTGTGCTCTTTATAGAGGATGTGGCGCAGAGTGAAGGACTCATTGAAGAAGTAAGTGTCATTCCTCTGGTATCAATAGGGGCCATCGCCACTTGCGTGGGTAAACTAGTGCTGGGTATGCTGGTGGACATCAAGTGGATTAACGGCATCTATCTGTATGCCTTCACCATGTTTGCTGGAGGTGTGGTCCTGCTCCTTATCCCTATCACTAAGACTTATATGGGATTGCAGATCTTGTCTGTCATCCTGGGTTTCTGCTCTGGAAACTGGTCAATCACATCATACATTACCACTAAGATTGTCGGCTTGGACAGACTGACACAAGCCCACGGCATCCTCATGTTCTTCGGGGGATTTGGGATCATGCTTGGACCCCCTGTTGTAG GGTGTTTCTTTGACTGGACACAGTCATATGACTTGGCATTCTACTTTAGTGGGGGCTGTGTGGAGCTGGGAGCATTCATTCTCTTTCTGCTCACCCTTCCCTGCTGGAACAAGAAGCACTCCGAGAACGACAGACCAGACGTCCATTACACCAGCAACTGTGACAAAGTTGCCTCTGTAGCCTGA
- the LOC120547763 gene encoding coiled-coil domain-containing protein 6-like, with protein MADSASESDTDGAGSSSATPMSSSASNSGKPSIVISQFRLEELTNRLASLQQENKVLKIELETFKLKCKALQEENRDLRKASVTIQARAEQEEEFISNTLFKKIQALQKEKETLAVNYEKEEEFLTNELSRKLMQLQHEKAELEQHLEQEQEFQVNKLMKKIKKMENETISKQLTLEQLRREKIDLENTLEQEQEALVNRLWKRMDKLEAEKRILQEKLDQPVSAPPSPRDVSMEIDSPENMMRHIRFLKNEVERLKKSLRTTELQHTEKRAQYIEEERHMREENIRLQRKLQREMERREALCRQLSESESSLEMDDERYFNEMSAQGLRARTVSSPIPYTPSPSSSRPISPGLSYGSHTVGFTPPATLSRAAISHYNTPALHVHGSSSHAVARPSPRRSTSPDKFKRPTPPPSPNTHSGAQQAQPPLPPPAQPMVQSMSSPAAMSQHAAQQPPSQP; from the exons ATGGCCGACAGCGCAAGCGAGAGCGACACTGACGGAGCGGGGAGCAGCTCGGCCACCCCGATGTCGTCCTCTGCTTCAAATTCTGGAAAACCGAGCATAGTCATTTCACAGTTTCGTTTGGAGGAACTGACGAACCGCCTGGCCTCCTTACAGCAAGAAAATAAAGTTCTTAAAATTGAGCTGGAGACGTTCAAACTCAAGTGCAAAGCCCTGCAGGAGGAGAATCGGGACCTCCGCAAAGCTAGCGTCACTATT CAAGCAAGAGCGGAGCAGGAGGAAGAATTTATCAGCAACACCTTGTTCAAGAAGATCCAGGCCCTccagaaggagaaggagaccTTGGCGGTCAACTATGAGAAGGAGGAGGAATTTCTCACCAATGAGCTGTCAAGGAAACTCATGCAA CTCCAGCACGAGAAGGCAGAGTTGGAGCAGCACTTGGAGCAGGAGCAGGAGTTCCAGGTTAACAAGCTCATGAAAAAGATCAAAAAGATGGAGAATGAAACCATCTCAAAGCAGCTAACCCTGGAACAG TTGAGGCGGGAGAAGATCGACCTTGAGAACACATTAGAGCAGGAACAAGAAGCCCTGGTCAACAGACTGTGGAAACGCATGGACAAACTGGAGGCTGAGAAAAG AATCCTTCAGGAGAAGTTGGACCAGCCCGTGTCAGCTCCTCCATCCCCAAGAGACGTTTCCATGGAGATAGACTCACCAGAGAACATGATGCGGCATATCCGTTTCCTGAAGAATGAGGTGGAGAGGCTTAAGAAAAGCCTGCGCACCACTGAGCTGCAGC ACACAGAGAAGCGTGCCCAGTACATAGAGGAGGAGCGACACATGCGGGAGGAGAACATCCGGCTGCAGAGAAAGCTTCAGAGAGAAATGGAGCGCAGGGAGGCCCTGTGCAGACAACTGTCAGAGAGTGAATCCAGTCTGGAGATGGACGATGAGAG GTACTTCAACGAGATGTCTGCACAGGGCTTGAGAGCAAGGACTGTGTCCAGCCCGATCCCCTACACCCCTTCCCCCAGCTCCAGCCGACCCATATCTCCTG GTCTCTCATATGGCAGCCACACAGTGGGCTTCACTCCTCCAGCTACACTGTCTAGAGCTGCCATTTCCCACTACAACACCCCCGCCCTGCACGTCCACGGAAGCTCCTCTCACGCTGTAGCG aGGCCCTCACCAAGAAGAAGCACCAGCCCCGACAAATTCAAACGTCCAAcgcccccaccctcccccaaCACGCACTCAGGGGCCCAGCAGGCTCAGCCTCCGCTACCCCCACCAGCTCAGCCCATGGTCCAGTCCATGTCCTCCCCGGCAGCTATGTCGCAGCACGCAGCACAGCAGCCTCCCTCCCAGCCTTAA